The Raphanus sativus cultivar WK10039 chromosome 2, ASM80110v3, whole genome shotgun sequence genome includes a region encoding these proteins:
- the LOC130507994 gene encoding pentatricopeptide repeat-containing protein At4g16835, mitochondrial, whose protein sequence is MLSRFNIHQPWKVRFFSRSIGNPDAILVGSCSSSSLPSTKPSSDQDQIFPLNKLIARHVRSGDIDAALRVFHGMRAKNTITWNSLLVGFCKDPSRMKEAHQLFDEIPEPDTFSYNIMLSCYVRSGDFEKAQSFFDQAPYKDAASWNTMITGYARRREMEKARELFYAMTTTEKKKKKNEVSWNAMISGYVECGDMETASRFFREAPVRGVVAWTAMITGYMKVKKVELAEAVFKDMTVERNLVTWNAMISGYVENSRAEDGLKLFKAMLEEGTRPNSSGLSSVLLGCSELSALRFGRQVHQITCKSSTLCNDITALTSLISMYSKCGELGDAWKLFQGMKIRDVVAWNAMISGYAQHGKAEKALSLFNEMRVNKKTRPDWITFVAVLLACNHAGLVDTGMEYFDSMVRDYRVEPRPDHYTCVVDLLGRAGKLEEALKLIRSMPFKPHAAVFGTLLGACRVHKNVELGELAAERLLDLDPRNAAGYVQLANIYASRNRWEDVARVRKRMKQSNVVKVPGYSWIEIRNKIHRFRSSDRIHPELGSIHEKLKEMEKKMKVAGYKPELEFALHDVEEEQKEKLLLWHSEKLAVAYGCLKLPEGSRIQVFKNLRICGDCHKAIEFMSEIERREIVVRDTTRFHHFKDGSCSCGGYW, encoded by the coding sequence ATGCTTTCTCGCTTCAACATTCATCAGCCATGGAAAGTTCGATTCTTTTCTCGTTCCATTGGAAACCCAGATGCCATTTTGGTGGGATCATGttcctcttcctctcttccATCCACTAAACCTTCTTCTGATCAAGACCAGATCTTCCCGTTGAACAAGCTTATTGCAAGACATGTACGTTCTGGAGATATAGATGCAGCTCTCAGAGTGTTTCACGGGATGAGAGCTAAGAACACAATCACTTGGAACTCTCTTCTCGTTGGGTTTTGTAAAGATCCAAGTAGGATGAAGGAAGCACACCAACTGTTCGACGAAATCCCCGAACCAGATACTTTCTCCTACAACATCATGCTATCTTGCTACGTTCGCAGCGGAGACTTCGAGAAAGCTCAGAGCTTCTTCGACCAGGCACCTTACAAGGACGCAGCGTCATGGAACACGATGATCACAGGGTACGCAAGGAGAAGGGAGATGGAAAAAGCGCGGGAGTTGTTCTACGCCATGACAAcaacggagaagaagaagaagaagaacgagGTTTCTTGGAATGCTATGATCTCTGGTTACGTTGAATGCGGGGATATGGAAACGGCGTCACGTTTCTTTAGAGAGGCTCCGGTCAGAGGCGTGGTGGCGTGGACGGCGATGATCACAGGGTACATGAAGGTCAAGAAGGTTGAATTAGCTGAGGCTGTGTTTAAAGACATGACAGTGGAGAGAAATCTCGTGACTTGGAACGCTATGATCTCTGGTTACGTCGAAAACTCTAGAGCAGAAGATGGACTGAAGCTTTTTAAAGCGATGCTAGAGGAAGGCACTAGGCCTAACTCGTCTGGACTGAGTAGCGTGCTGCTCGGATGCAGCGAGTTATCTGCTTTACGGTTTGGTAGGCAAGTTCATCAGATAACGTGTAAATCATCTACATTGTGTAATGACATAACCGCGTTGACGTCTCTGATAAGCATGTACAGCAAATGTGGAGAGCTTGGTGATGCTTGGAAACTCTTTCAGGGGATGAAGATTAGAGACGTTGTGGCGTGGAATGCGATGATCTCCGGTTACGCACAGCACGGGAAAGCTGAGAAGGCTTTGTCTCTGTTCAATGAGATGAGAGTTAACAAGAAGACAAGACCTGATTGGATAACGTTTGTTGCGGTTTTGCTGGCTTGTAACCACGCTGGACTGGTGGATACTGGCATGGAGTATTTCGATTCGATGGTGAGAGATTACAGGGTGGAACCAAGGCCTGATCATTACACGTGCGTGGTTGATCTTTTGGGTCGAGCCGGGAAGCTGGAGGAGGCGTTGAAGCTGATAAGATCGATGCCGTTTAAGCCGCACGCCGCGGTCTTTGGTACGCTGTTGGGGGCTTGCAGGGTGCACAAGAATGTGGAGTTGGGTGAACTCGCAGCTGAGAGACTACTTGATCTAGACCCGAGAAACGCAGCCGGGTATGTTCAGCTCGCGAATATCTACGCTTCGAGGAACCGTTGGGAAGACGTTGCAAGAGTTCGCAAGAGAATGAAACAGAGCAACGTCGTGAAAGTACCTGGATATAGCTGGATCGAGATTAGAAACAAGATACACCGTTTCAGATCAAGCGATAGGATTCACCCGGAGCTAGGCTCGATACACGAGAAACTgaaggagatggagaagaagatgaaagtaGCTGGATACAAACCTGAGCTAGAGTTTGCTTTACACGACGTAGAGGAAGAGCAGAAGGAGAAGCTCTTGTTATGGCATAGCGAGAAGTTAGCCGTTGCTTATGGGTGTTTAAAACTCCCTGAAGGTTCACGGATACAAGTGTTCAAGAACCTGCGGATCTGCGGTGATTGTCATAAAGCAATCGAGTTTATGTCGGAGATTGAGAGACGAGAGATCGTAGTGAGAGACACGACAAGGTTTCACCATTTCAAAGATGGGTCTTGCTCTTGTGGCGGTTACTGgtaa